AAATATTTTTCTTTGTCTACGTTTATCTCTTTAGCTGCTTCTAATGATGTTAACGGGACAAGAATGACCGGCAGACCCGTGGATACTTCTTGAACGGGAAAACGCATATCGATATAAGTTTCATCAAGGTTTAACACGTCCGCCACCTGCTTTTTATCTAACACTTTCCCAAACGTCGGCTGACCTTGTATCATCCACAGTACATCTTTTTGTTCATCATATGTAACGGGCGTAGGACCTGCTTTATAATGAAGAATAAGCTCCTCTGTATCTTTTTCTTCTAGTTCTTCTCGGATAACACAAGCGGTACCGAGCGTCGGATGGCCTGCAAATGGTACTTCTTCATTAGGTGTAAAAATCCGCACGTCATATTCTCCTTTTTGCGGAGAAGCCGACGTAATGAACGTCGTTTCAGAGAAATTAATTTCTTTAGCCATTTGCTGCATCTCTTTGTCTGAAAGGCTTCCTGCGTCTTTAAAAACGGCTAGCTGATTTCCCGTATATTTTCTCTGTGCAAATACATCAACAATGGAATACTGAATAGTTTTCATTCCTGTGTTCCTTTCTAACGCAAATTTTTATGTACAAAATGGGTCATTACTTTTTTCTTTAAAGCCTCATATTGCTCCTCATTCGTATCCATAAACGCTTCTTCCCGACTGGATAAAATATCTGCGTAATGGAGAGGCTCACGAAATTGTTCTTGTGTAAAATCATAGCGCTGTTCGTTGAGCTGATTATAGAAATGCCAGCCTTCTTTACACGGAGTTTTTAAAATATCTCCTCCTTTGATATCTTGAACGACAAGAGCTGTCACGCCGCACTGTCCTTTGGCAGGATTGTCAGCCGTCCACTTCGTGCTTGAATGAATTGACCACGATTGATACAGGGCTTTCTTTAAACGATTCACGCTCAAGCAGCTCCTTTTTCTTCAAATCTACCATATTCTTCTTTTTTATGAAAGTTCTCATTAAAAAATTGACAGCGCAAATATTCTTACTTTAAAAATAATTTAAGGAAGAATAGAAAAATACTAGAAATAATGTATAATAATAGAGTCATTTTAGATGATAGATTATAACCAATGAAAGGTGTTTTAAATGGAAGAACAAGCAGTAAATGAACTCCTGTCTTTTGAAGAAGAGCATAAAGTAGTTCGAACAAATACGTCGTATTATGATTTGAAATGGGGAAAAACAGCCAATCCAGCTAAAAACAACACGTGGAACTGGGCAGCCTTTTTTCTGACAAGCGCTTGGTTTGCATACCGAAAAATGTATAAGCACTTTTTTATTTTAACGCTTATTGAAGTAGTTTGGTTTTCCCTTTTGTGCTTTGTAGACATACCAGAGTGGTCCGATGCAATTGTATTCGGCGGTGCTTCACTTATTACAGGGCTATGTGCCAACCGCTGGTACTATAAGCACGTTAAAAACGTGTTAGCTCGAGCCGAAGCTCAGCCGGAGCAGCGGAAAGAAGCTTATTTGCAAATAAAAGGCGGCACTCACATCGGAATTGCTATTGGTTTAAGTATCTTAGCGCTTGTGATTACGTTTGGAGTCGGAGCGGGATTATCATATTTACCAACAAAAACAAATATTAAAGATGTGGTTCGCTACGGCGACGAAGCAATTACGCTTGAAACGTACAACGATCATCCAAAATGGACCTATATTAAAAAAGAAGGCCGTCATCACGTTGTACAATTTACCGGCTACGATTATACAGAAAAAGAGCATGTGCGCATTGTGTTTAACGTTTATTTGGATAAACAAATTTACGAATGGGACAAAATTTACATCAACGGCAAAAAGTTAAACAAAAAAGATGCGGAAGACTATGAATACTGGATTGAAGACAGTTCAGCATATTAAAAAAGTCAGCCAAAAAAGAAAGGATGAGTGCGTACTCTCCTTTCTTTTTTGTTTTATCTTAAAGCGTCAAAGGCAGCTTCACCGTCACTATTGTCCCGTTCTCATCACTTTCAATCGCAAGCGTACCGTTATGCTCGTTGATGATCGTTTTACAAATAGAAAGCCCTAACCCCATGCCTGTTCCATCTTTTGTTGAGAAAAACGGATTTCCTACTTTATTAATAATGGATAGCGGAATCCCAGAACCGGTATCTTGAATGTCAATAAGAGCCCAATCTTCCCATTCTTTGATAATAAGATTTACTTCCCCGTGTTTCTTTTTCTCCATTGCTTCAATGGCATTTTTCAAAAGATTCATAAACACTTGTCTCATTTGAGCAGGATCGACTGATACAAGTGGAATGGCTCCTTCTATTCTTACGTTCATTTCGACATTATACAGCGCAGCTTCACTTTTCAAGAAAGCAACGGTATCATGAATAACTTCTACAATCGATACGATTTCTTTTTTAGGCGCTGTTGGCTGCGTGACAAGCAAGAAGTTGTTAATAAGTTCATTCATACGATCCAGTTCATCAAGAACAATTTTTTGAAAAGGCTCTGCCTGCTCATTTTCATTAAATAAAAATTGAATAAAGCCGCGCACCGACTGCATCGGGTTTCGAATCTCATGCGCTAACCCTGCTGCTAGCTGCCCTACGAGTGCCAGCTTATCAAGCTGCAGAATTTTCTCTTCAATTTTCGGCAAAACAGCCGCTTGATTTTTATAAATAATATGAGACAAAATACCAGCCAGCCGGTTTAACCCTTGAATTTCACTTTCGCTAAACGGATAAGGATCCGGATCGACCGCACATAAGGTACCAAACATTCTCCCATCTTCTAGCACAATAGGTGTTCCTAAATAAGAACCTACCCGGGCACCATCAATGATGGCTAAATTAGACGTTCTAACATCGCGTTTTGTATTGGGAATAACAAGGGGTTCATCACACGTGACTAAGTTGCATACCGCAAGCTCTAACGGCAGCGTCAGTCCATCCTCTACAAGGCTTCCCCCTTCTTTATTAAAGGCTTTCATAACTGAAAATTGTTCGTCGAAAATCCCTACAAACAGCGTCCTGCTTCCGACTACTTCGCTGGCCATCTGCAATACATCCCAAACGGCTTTTTCATTGATGTTCCTCTCTTCCATTACCTTAGTCACCTACTATTTAAATATAGACTGTTCTATTCTCTTATTCTCATTATAAATTTTAAATGTACAAACGTATATCAAAATTTTAAGAACTCGTTTATTTCTTCTATTTTGTCATTAGGGTTAAGGATAGCTAAGACTTGATGATCTTCCCATATGCCATTAATATTTACATTTTTTCTAGCGATTCCTTCTCTATGAAACCCAGCTTTTTCGAGTACGCGCTGAGAAGGCACATTACGTGGCATGACGCCGGCTTCAATGCGGTGAAGATGCAGCTCTTCAAACGCATAGTCAACAAGTGCTTTTATGGCTTCTGTTGCGTACCCTTTCCCATTATGATGGTGATCTAAAAAATAGCCGATAACTGCGCTTTGTAAAGATCCCCGCATCACTTGAAAAAGACTAATGGTGCCAATTAATTTATTATTCTCTTTTTGAAAAAGACCAAAATAGTATTCTTGATCGTTTTTCCTATTCTCTTCGTGACGCTGAATTTTTTCTACTTGGCTCTCTAATGTATAAAAAGAATGCTCTCGACTCATAGAAAACTGCTTAAAAAAGTCTCGATTGTCCTTTTGCAATCGGAGGCTGTCGTGCGCATCGCTGGCAGTCAACGGGCACAAATAAATAGTGTGGCTTTCAATCATGTTATGTCTCTCCCTCTTTTACTTCTCACAGAAAGTTGTGTAAAAAGAATGCTTCGTTAATATCTTCCATTTTCTCACATAGTAAGCGTTTCTTACTGTAATGTAAAGAACCAAAAGCACGATTCTAACATCTTTTCTTTATCTCTTCCTGCCACTATTTTTTATTTCTTCACTATGTAAAATCAAAAACCACCTGGAAAAATGACCAGGTGGTTTTATATATGAGATGGGGTGTACGTTCTGATTCACTGTGGATGGATATAATGCCTTACGTTTCCAAACAGACTTCCTTATAGAAAAGAATGATATAAAAAATACTTCTTCTGAGATTTTTCTTTTATTTATATTTAACAGCCGCAGCCAAAGCCATAACCGCCGTAACCGCCGTAACCGCCGTAGCCGCCATACGGATAACCACCGTAACCGTATCCGTAACCGCCATAGCCATATGGTGATAGCAGTGAGCCTGCTACTAGCCCACCTGTTAATCCTCCTAAAAATGGACCTCCAAAGCCATAGCCGAATGGTCTGCCAAAGCCAAAGCCAAAGCCAAACGGGCGTCCAAAACCAAACGGTCTGCCAAAGCCAAACGGCCTGCCAATAAACCTTTCATCTGCGTGTTGAAGTTGATGATCTTGAGCATACATAGTAGGTAAAAAATGCATTTCTGAATCCATAAGAGAAACCTCCGTTTTTTTATTTTTTACTTTCACCCAAGAATATGCATTTACCTATTCGCTGTCTTGGGCAAATATCTTGGTTATGCTGAAAATAAGGGAAAAGAATTACAAAAAAAAGCAAATGACTAAGTTTATATGAAAATGAGCTTGATTTCTCTTTAGTACCTAATACATACAAAAGAAGCGGATCCTGACTTAGAAGGGTATACGGAAAGTACTAACATGTTTACTTCATAGTAAAAAACAAGAAGCCGAAGAAAAAATTCTTCGGCTTCTACTTCATTATGTACGCAGGCTAAGGAGGA
The genomic region above belongs to Priestia megaterium and contains:
- a CDS encoding GAF domain-containing sensor histidine kinase; translated protein: MEERNINEKAVWDVLQMASEVVGSRTLFVGIFDEQFSVMKAFNKEGGSLVEDGLTLPLELAVCNLVTCDEPLVIPNTKRDVRTSNLAIIDGARVGSYLGTPIVLEDGRMFGTLCAVDPDPYPFSESEIQGLNRLAGILSHIIYKNQAAVLPKIEEKILQLDKLALVGQLAAGLAHEIRNPMQSVRGFIQFLFNENEQAEPFQKIVLDELDRMNELINNFLLVTQPTAPKKEIVSIVEVIHDTVAFLKSEAALYNVEMNVRIEGAIPLVSVDPAQMRQVFMNLLKNAIEAMEKKKHGEVNLIIKEWEDWALIDIQDTGSGIPLSIINKVGNPFFSTKDGTGMGLGLSICKTIINEHNGTLAIESDENGTIVTVKLPLTL
- a CDS encoding YunG family protein encodes the protein MNRLKKALYQSWSIHSSTKWTADNPAKGQCGVTALVVQDIKGGDILKTPCKEGWHFYNQLNEQRYDFTQEQFREPLHYADILSSREEAFMDTNEEQYEALKKKVMTHFVHKNLR
- a CDS encoding DUF2628 domain-containing protein, which encodes MEEQAVNELLSFEEEHKVVRTNTSYYDLKWGKTANPAKNNTWNWAAFFLTSAWFAYRKMYKHFFILTLIEVVWFSLLCFVDIPEWSDAIVFGGASLITGLCANRWYYKHVKNVLARAEAQPEQRKEAYLQIKGGTHIGIAIGLSILALVITFGVGAGLSYLPTKTNIKDVVRYGDEAITLETYNDHPKWTYIKKEGRHHVVQFTGYDYTEKEHVRIVFNVYLDKQIYEWDKIYINGKKLNKKDAEDYEYWIEDSSAY
- a CDS encoding GNAT family N-acetyltransferase, with protein sequence MIESHTIYLCPLTASDAHDSLRLQKDNRDFFKQFSMSREHSFYTLESQVEKIQRHEENRKNDQEYYFGLFQKENNKLIGTISLFQVMRGSLQSAVIGYFLDHHHNGKGYATEAIKALVDYAFEELHLHRIEAGVMPRNVPSQRVLEKAGFHREGIARKNVNINGIWEDHQVLAILNPNDKIEEINEFLKF
- a CDS encoding PhzF family phenazine biosynthesis protein; the protein is MKTIQYSIVDVFAQRKYTGNQLAVFKDAGSLSDKEMQQMAKEINFSETTFITSASPQKGEYDVRIFTPNEEVPFAGHPTLGTACVIREELEEKDTEELILHYKAGPTPVTYDEQKDVLWMIQGQPTFGKVLDKKQVADVLNLDETYIDMRFPVQEVSTGLPVILVPLTSLEAAKEINVDKEKYFKLIENTEAKAIMVFSPETYHQDHHVNVRDFADYYGVPEDAATGSANGCLAAYLVKYGYFNQQAIDICVEQGYEIGRPSLLYVKASYDGDTFHIKVGGKVEMIARGEWIL